In Scheffersomyces stipitis CBS 6054 chromosome 8, complete sequence, one DNA window encodes the following:
- a CDS encoding predicted protein: protein FWDKINVLQFTSITLENKGSVARDHMANERTFLAWLRTSLSFITIGIGVTQLFRLEHKSSSVKINSTVLALTHPDEEGEPIAKYGKPLGSVFIVLGIVTLIFGMLRFFKVQTMLTKNYYPATRLSLLSLILVVLAVILVTFLMVIQASI, encoded by the coding sequence TTCTGGGACAAGATCAATGTCCTCCAGTTCACCTCCATCACTTTGGAGAACAAGGGCTCTGTAGCTCGAGACCACATGGCTAATGAAAGAACGTTTCTTGCCTGGTTGCGAACATCGCTTTCATTCATAACAATTGGGATTGGCGTGACTCAATTATTCAGATTAGAACACAAGTCGTCATCAGTAAAGATTAACTCCACCGTATTGGCCCTCACTCAtccagatgaagaaggcgaGCCTATAGCAAAGTACGGAAAACCATTGGGCTCAGTATTTATAGTATTGGGCATAGTGACGTTGATCTTTGGCATGCTTCGTTTCTTCAAGGTGCAGACGATGTTAACGAAGAATTACTATCCTGCTACACGGCTCCTGCTATTGAGCTTGATCTTAGTCGTTCTAGCAGTGATTTTGGTGACGTTCTTGATGGTAATCCAGGCTTCTATATGA
- a CDS encoding predicted protein: protein MSDDELSLEGGLFEEPEGFLPPPPESHFAYYERKLANVTPSKVDLKLVGKSPLWGHLLWNAGAYTADFLDKHALEYVKNKKVLELGAASGLPGIICALNGVEKIVSTDYPDADLISHIQYNFDALEKTGAYPKTCYDVKGYIWGHDVTPLVYGEETETKREIAESDKFDLIILADLVFNHTEHHKLLETCRNSLKTNGKCLVVFSPHRAHLLQDDLQFFETCENYDFKSERIELVNWKPMFEEDEETAEIRSRVYSYWLNPQWK, encoded by the coding sequence ATGTCCGACGACGAACTTAGCTTGGAAGGTGGCTTATTCGAAGAGCCGGAAGGGTTCCTTCCACCACCTCCAGAATCCCATTTTGCATATTACGAACGTAAGCTTGCCAATGTCACTCCTCTGAAGGTcgatttgaagttggttGGAAAGTCTCCATTATGGGGACATTTGTTGTGGAATGCCGGAGCCTACACGGCCGACTTCTTGGATAAACATGCTTTAGAGTATgtcaaaaacaaaaaggTGTTGGAATTGGGAGCTGCGTCCGGTTTACCTGGGATTATCTGTGCCCTTAATGGAGTTGAAAAGATAGTGTCAACAGACTATCCAGATGCCGACTTGATTTCACATATTCAGTATAATTTTGATGCTTTAGAGAAGACTGGTGCATATCCAAAGACCTGCTACGACGTAAAAGGTTACATTTGGGGACATGATGTGACCCCTTTGGTCTACGGcgaagaaacagaaactaAAAGAGAAATCGCTGAACTGGACAAGTTCGATCTCATCATCTTAGCGGACTTGGTGTTCAACCATACCGAGCACcacaagttgttggaaacaTGTAGAAATAGTTTGAAGACAAACGGAAAATGTTTGGTTGTGTTTTCGCCTCATAGAGCTCATCTTTTGCAAGATGACTTACAGTTTTTTGAAACTTGTGAGAACTACGACTTCAAATCAGAAAGAATAGAGTTGGTCAACTGGAAGCCAATGttcgaagaagatgaagagacAGCCGAGATTAGATCAAGAGTCTACTCTTACTGGTTGAATCCGCAATGGAAATAA
- a CDS encoding predicted protein, whose product MDTIINQEWSRISTELVQNPDDLNLWQSLIKAAESNTKRGITKSSGFEEIDVLRVSYQKLLQKYPLLYNYWIKFAEWEFHLGDTDRANQVYQSSLKHLSYSCEIWTSYLNFKINTSNGNLDEVLGLFESARRKIGYHFHAYEFYKLYLSFLENYQTETENFKLKYYVLLRIIVEIPLYHYEYFYKKLFDTFAEIGNDEKRANELVPLVVPEKELKNYKTSENKQLALHLKKTFVDAYLTTQFKVYELFNFEKHITRQYYDTSSISSQQLENWDMYLDFLELREYPNDYIIFTYERCLIPTASYARFWTKYSDYYINQGNHLKAAEVLVRGYNYSGQHSLLLKLVDLQIYLHNFTKARDMILAFIKTNASVPLPIYEKLINIERFL is encoded by the coding sequence ATGGACACAATAATAAACCAGGAATGGTCGAGGATCTCGACAGAATTGGTCCAGAACCCAGATGATTTGAATCTTTGGCAACTGCTAATCAAGGCAGCCGAGTCTAATACTAAACGAGGCATAACCAAGTCATCTGGCTTCGAAGAAATCGATGTGCTAAGAGTCTCGTACCAAAAGTTGCTCCAAAAGTATCCCTTATTGTATAACTACTGGATAAAGTTCGCCGAGTGGGAATTTCACCTTGGAGATACTGATAGAGCCAACCAAGTGTATCAGTCCAGTTTAAAACATCTTTCCTACAGCTGCGAGATTTGGACCAGCTActtgaatttcaagatcaacaccTCTAACGGTAACTTGGACGAAGTCTTGGGGTTGTTTGAACtggccagaagaaaaatcgGCTACCATTTCCATGCATACGAGTTCTACAAGTTGTACCTTTCATTCCTTGAGAACTACCAAACTGAAAcagagaacttcaagttgaagtactATGTTTTGCTTAGAATCATAGTGGAAATACCGTTATACCACTACGAGtacttctacaagaaattgTTTGATACTTTTGCAGAGATTGGCAACGACGAAAAAAGAGCTAACGAACTTGTGCCGTTGGTGGTGCCGgagaaggaattgaaaaattacaaAACATCCGAAAACAAGCAGTTAGCATTACATTTGAAAAAGACATTTGTTGATGCCTATTTAACCACACAATTCAAAGTATatgaattgttcaactttgaaaaaCATATCACTAGGCAGTACTACGACACAAGCAGCATTTCCTCCCAGCAACTAGAGAATTGGGACATGTACCTTGACTTTCTTGAGTTGAGAGAATATCCCAATGATTATATCATCTTCACATACGAAAGATGTTTGATCCCGACAGCTTCGTATGCCAGATTCTGGACTAAATACAGCGACTACTACATCAACCAAGGAAACCACTTGAAAGCTGCTGAAGTCCTCGTCAGAGGATACAATTATAGTGGACAGCATAGCTTATTATTGAAACTTGTCGATTTGCAAATATATCTTCACAATTTCACCAAGGCTAGAGACATGATACTTGCATTTATCAAGACGAACGCATCAGTTCCACTTCCTATCtacgagaagttgattaaCATAGAACGGTTCTTA
- a CDS encoding secretory pathway protein, with product MFWKKAFFYILFLASIALAADDTTTTTTTSSASKTLVWVTGTNSLGLLTTTQSAYTQTFASVFVAAVSPMSGSIGLGSLDASGVGDIRSYETVTVSAAAPPSQKLWVPGGEASYRSIRIITLATLTLVSSLMFL from the coding sequence ATGTTCTGGAAGAAAGCATTCTTCTACATATTGTTTTTGGCCTCGATCGCTTTGGCAGCTGACGACACTACCACGACCACTACTACCAGTTCTGCTTCGAAGACTTTAGTATGGGTCACTGGCACTAATTCTCTTGGTCTACTCACTACTACCCAATCTGCCTACACCCAGACGTTTGCGCTGGTATTTGTAGCAGCTGTTTCTCCAATGTCCGGAAGTATTGGCTTGGGTTCGCTCGATGCTAGCGGTGTGGGAGATATCAGAAGCTACGAAACAGTTACTGTAAGCGCAGCAGCACCGCCATCCCAAAAGTTATGGGTCCCTGGAGGTGAAGCATCCTACAGACTGATTAGAATAATTACATTGGCTACATTGACACTCGTCTCATCTTTGATGTTCTTGTAA
- a CDS encoding predicted protein — translation MSNILNVFNPPPSRPLTEDEIGEGCIPCTAVQSVVALAGGVYLNSNTLFKDPKTGKIDFAKNPIWWQKTVKGFGIVLFGLGAYRAGEVGQLVWKKKFE, via the coding sequence ATGTCGAATATTCTCAATGTGTTCAATCCACCTCCATCGCGGCCCTTGACTGAGGATGAGATCGGCGAGGGCTGTATTCCTTGTACTGCAGTGCAATCGGTCGTGGCTCTAGCAGGGGGTGTCTATTTGAACTCCAATACCCTTTTCAAAGACCCAAAAACTGGCAAAATCGACTTTGCAAAGAATCCCATCTGGTGGCAGAAAACCGTTAAAGGATTTGGTATAGTGTTGTTTGGTTTAGGTGCCTACAGAGCTGGAGAAGTAGGCCAGTTGgtgtggaagaagaaattcgAATGA
- a CDS encoding predicted protein, which produces MFWPKHTFPKSVAAILRKGLWAESEKGENDYQLALKYYLEALEHCNEIGMDTLSDEYTGIQLKVGEMFERLNMPQDAAFVYNEIATLYLMVLTATPESEQGRRINDREHRRHLIQKDLRIATKLVELNRDNPQLCRAILITHLIIAQDEVRKQSPSSASQLAKLTSPDEVHTTDNYKATVHDDSIVIRNGDVVTSFKKSPELWEPFAEEYFNAMDLLGAFCISLGDLSMASKVKISMTESMLLADVEPHKILLSQCNLGSLLYLQAEEFQAQEIAWRRKFSQQSGIEYEKIKKQVQKELEKAIPAADKIKYEESIASKDKCLQLSIKSYESVLEFAKGLPQEIVKGNTAVGEGVALATYGLGVVYLHLSQYDKAERLLRESRVRSKNCGYDELITQIERELNKLFKEKKNLKIADPKNPAPTDEDIEIDILLKKT; this is translated from the exons ATGTTCTGGCCCAAGCATACATTTCCAAAGTCGGTTGCTGCTATCCTTAGGAAAGGGCTTTGGGCGGAAAGTGAAAAGGGCGAAAATGACTACCAATTAGCTCTAAAGTACTATTTAGAAGCTCTTGAGCATTGTAATGAAATTGGCATGGATACTCTTTCTGATGAATACACGGGAATCCAATTGAAAGTAGGAGAAATGTTTGAACGTCTCAACATGCCCCAGGACGCAGCATTTGTATATAACGAGATTGCCACGTTATATTTGATGGTTTTGACAGCAACACCAGAGTCAGAACAAGGTAGAAGAATCAACGACAGAGAGCATAGACGTCATCTCATCCAGAAAGATTTGAGAATCGCAACCAAGTTGGTAGAGTTGAACCGAGACAATCCACAATTGTGTCGAGCAATCTTGATTACCCACTTGATTATTGCTCAGGACGAAGTTAGAAAACAGTCTCCATCGTCTGCTAGCCAATTGGCTAAGTTAACCCTGCCTGATGAGGTGCACACAACAGACAACTATAAGGCTACTGTACATGACGACTCAATAGTAATTAGGAATGGAGATGTAGTCACTAGTTTCAAAAAGAGTCCTGAACTATGGGAGCCTTTTGCAGAGGAGTACTTCAATGCCATGGACTTGTTGGGTGCTTTCTGTATTTCACTTGGAGACTTATCCATGGCTTCTAAAGTGAAGATATCCATGACTGAGTCCATGTTATTGGCAGATGTTGAACCACacaagattcttctttcccAGTGTAATCTAGGATCCTTGCTTTACTTGCAGGCTGAAGAGTTTCAAGCGCAAGAAATTGcatggagaagaaaattctcCCAACAATCGGGTATTGAATACGAGAAGATCAAGA AACAGGTTCagaaggagttggaaaaaGCTATCCCTGCTGCTGATAAAATAAAATATGAAGAATCCATTGCTTCAAAAGATAAATGTCTCCAATTATCAATCAAATCCTACGAATCAGTACTTGAGTTTGCCAAAGGTTTACCTCAGGAAATCGTCAAGGGCAATACCGCAGTCGGTGAAGGAGTAGCATTAGCCACTTATGGGTTAGGTGTTgtatatcttcatctttcGCAATATGATAAAGCTGAGAGATTGTTGAGAGAGTCGAGAGTTAGGTCGAAGAACTGTGGCTACGATGAATTGATCACTCAAATTGAACGTGAATTGAATAAGTtattcaaagaaaagaagaatttgaagattgcAGATCCTAAGAATCCAGCCCCTACTGATGAAGACATTGAGATAGATATcctcttgaagaaaacatAA
- the MCM2 gene encoding DNA replication licensing factor, MCM2 component (Minichromosome maintenance protein 2) (DNA replication licensing factor, MCM2 component Member of complex that acts at ARS's to initiate replication~go_function DNA binding; ATP binding; DNA-dependent ATPase activity~go_process DNA replication initiation) produces the protein MSSPPSASRGSRKRQAEDEDERSSTHQPSSPLGSSPQLPPSSPAIPFDMAAEEEDEIHNDVADLNPSDEEEGEDLMEGMERDYRSRAEQDHYNMSDIDDDEYEAMDAATRRRIDEQMNRRDQLLNNTHSRQQAFLEDDEDNEMDQELDMLGLPIQRRRRRQYDNDADEMLDDVEIDPFNEELSLESLTDIKAPSITEWILQPAVSRSIAREFKSFLLEYTDDKGRSVYGARIRTLGEVNAESLDVTYEHLADSKAILALFLATSPSEMLKIFDIVSMEATELHYPNYSQIHSEIHVRIVGFPKHTNLRDLRENDLNQLIKVGGVVTRRTGVFPQLKYVKFDCLKCGVVLGPFIQDSNTEVRISFCTNCQSKGPFRMNSEKTLYRNYQRITLQESPGTVPAGRLPRHREVILLSDLVDVAKPGEEIEVTGIYKNNYDGNLNAKNGFPVFATIIEANSIRRKESSYSENSLSSWSEEEESSFRRLSQEKGIIDKIISSMAPSIYGHKDIKTAIACSLFGGVPKDVNGKHSIRGDINVLLLGDPGTAKSQILKYAEKTANRAVFATGQGASAVGLTASVRKDPITREWTLEGGALVLADKGTCLIDEFDKMNDQDRTSIHEAMEQQSISVSKAGIVTTLQARCAIIAAANPNGGRYNSTLPLSQNVDLTEPILSRFDILCVVRDLVNPESDERLASFVIDSHMRSHPTNTEDIEDDEAETGEEGDGVRRTRREKISQLNKQKESEISPISQELLMKYINYARVKVQPKLHQMDMDKVARVYAELRKESISTGSFPITVRHLESILRIAEAFAKMRLSDFVSQSDLNRAIKVSIDSFVGAQKVTVRKQLQSKFQKFTLPTRRR, from the coding sequence ATGTCGAGTCCTCCATCCGCTAGCCGAGGCTCCAGAAAGAGACAGgcagaagacgaagatgagCGTTCGTCTACTCATCAGCCCTCATCACCCTTGGGCTCCAGTCCACAATTGCCACCTTCTTCGCCTGCTATTCCTTTCGATATGGCcgctgaagaagaagacgaaattCACAATGACGTTGCTGACTTGAATCCTTCCGACGAAGAGGAAGgtgaagacttgatggAAGGCATGGAACGTGACTACCGTTCCCGGGCCGAACAGGACCACTACAACATGTCTGATATCGACGACGACGAGTACGAGGCTATGGATGCCGCCACCAGAAGACGAATCGACGAACAAATGAACCGTCGTGATCAGCTTTTGAACAATACCCATTCTCGTCAACAGGCTTTCttagaagacgacgaagacaacGAAATGGACCAGGAGTTGGATATGCTCGGTTTGCCCatccagagaagaagaagaagacaatatGACAACGACGCTGACGAAATGCTTGACGATGTTGAAATCGATCCTTTTAACGAAGAATTGTCTCTAGAGAGTTTGACAGATATAAAGGCTCCCAGTATCACCGAATGGATTCTTCAGCCAGCCGTATCACGTTCCATTGCCCGTGAATTCAAGTCGTTTTTGCTTGAATACACCGACGATAAAGGTAGATCGGTTTACGGTGCCCGGATCAGAACGTTGGGTGAAGTCAATGCCGAATCGTTGGATGTCACATACGAGCACTTGGCTGATTCCAAGGCTATCTTGGCTCTCTTCTTGGCCACATCCCCTTCAGAGATGCTCAAGATCTTTGATATTGTTTCCATGGAAGCCACGGAATTGCATTACCCCAACTATTCGCAGATCCACCTGGAAATCCATGTCCGTATAGTCGGATTTCCTAAGCACACGAACTTGCGTGATTTGCGTGAAAACGACTTGAATCAGTTGATTAAAGTTGGTGGTGTAGtcaccagaagaacaggTGTGTTTCCCCAGTTGAAATATGTCAAGTTCGACTGTCTCAAGTGCGGAGTTGTTCTTGGTCCCTTTATCCAAGATTCAAACACTGAAGTCAGAATCTCATTCTGTACAAACTGTCAGTCCAAGGGTCCGTTCAGAATGAATTCCGAGAAGACGTTGTACAGAAACTACCAAAGAATCACTCTTCAAGAATCTCCCGGCACCGTTCCAGCAGGTAGATTACCTAGACACCGTGAAGTTATCTTGTTGAGTGACTTAGTGGATGTAGCTAAGCCaggtgaagaaatcgaagtAACGGGTATCTACAAGAATAACTATGATGGAAACTTGAATGCCAAAAACGGGTTCCCAGTGTTTGCTACAATAATCGAAGCTAACTCTATCCGTCGTAAGGAAAGCAGCTACAGCGAAAACTCTTTGAGCTCATGgtcagaagaagaggaactGCTGTTCAGAAGATTGTCTCAAGAAAAGGGAATAATCGACAAaattatttcttctatgGCTCCTTCTATTTACGGGCACAAGGATATCAAGACTGCTATAGCCTGTTCTTTGTTTGGTGGTGTTCCCAAGGATGTCAACGGTAAGCATTCTATCAGAGGTGATATTAACGTGTTGTTACTAGGAGATCCTGGTACTGCCAAATCTcagatcttgaagtacGCTGAAAAGACGGCCAATCGTGCTGTGTTTGCTACCGGCCAAGGTGCTTCCGCTGTTGGTTTGACAGCTTCTGTGAGAAAAGATCCTATTACAAGAGAGTGGACTTTAGAAGGTGGTGCACTTGTTCTTGCTGACAAAGGTACCTGTTTAATTGATGAGTTCGATAAGATGAATGACCAAGATCGTACCTCTATTCACGAAGCCATGGAACAACAGTCGATTTCTGTTTCCAAGGCTGGTATTGTCACTACCTTACAAGCCCGTTGTGCCATCATTGCCGCAGCCAATCCTAATGGTGGACGATACAATTCTACGTTGCCATTGTCTCAGAACGTTGATTTGACTGAGCCTATCTTATCGAGATTTGATATCTTGTGTGTTGTAAGAGATTTAGTCAACCCTGAGCTGGACGAAAGACTTGCTAGTTTCGTCATTGATTCGCATATGAGATCACACCCTACCAATACAGAAGATatagaagacgatgaagctgaaactggagaagaaggcGACGGTGTAAGAAGAActagaagagaaaagatATCACAGCTTAACAAGCAGAAGGAAAGTGAAATCTCGCCAATTTCCCAAGAATTGCTTATGAAATACATCAACTACGCTCGTGTAAAGGTGCAACCAAAGTTACATCAGATGGATATGGACAAGGTTGCTAGAGTGTATGCTGAGTTGAGAAAGGAGTCTATTTCTACGGGCTCGTTCCCAATCACGGTTCGTCACTTGGAAAGTATCTTGAGAATTGCCGAAGCTTTTGCCAAGATGAGATTGAGTGACTTTGTAAGTCAGAGTGATTTGAACCGTGCCATTAAGGTCAGTATTGACAGTTTTGTGGGTGCCCAGAAGGTCACGGTCCGCAAACAGTTGCAATCCAAGTTCCAGAAATTTACCTTGCCtaccagaagaaggtaa
- a CDS encoding 40S ribosomal protein S30 (go_component intracellular; ribosome~go_function structural constituent of ribosome~go_process protein biosynthesis), with product GKVHGSLARAGKVKSQTPKVDKQEKPKQPKGRAYKRLLYTRRFVNVTLTNGKRKMNPSPASQ from the coding sequence GGTAAAGTTCACGGTTCCTTAGCTCGTGCTGGTAAGGTTAAGTCTCAAACTCCAAAGGTTGACAAGCAAGAAAAGCCAAAGCAACCAAAGGGTAGAGCTTACAAGAGATTGTTATACACCAGAAGATTCGTCAACGTTACCTTGACCAACGGTAAGAGAAAGATGAACCCATCTCCAGCTTCTCAATAA
- the XUT4 gene encoding high affinity xylose transporter (putative) (HGT3) (Xylose UpTake (tentative)~go_component integral to membrane~go_function transporter activity~go_process transport): MSSLLTNEYFKDYYHNPTPVEVGTMIAILEIGALFSSFIAGRVGDIVGRRRTIRYGSFIFVVGGLVQATSVNIVNLSLGRLIAGIAIGFLTTIIPCYQSEISPPDDRGFYACLEFTGNIIGYASSIWVDYGFSFLDNDFSWRSPLYVQVVIGSMLFIGSFLIVETPRWLLDHNHDIEGMIVISDLYADGDVEDDDAIAEYRNIKESVLIARVEGGERSYQYLFTKYTKRLSVACFSQMFAQMNGINMVSYYAPMIFESAGWVGRQAILMTGINSIIYIFSTIPPWYLVDSWGRKPLLLSGSVLMGVPLLTIACSLFLNNTYTPGVVVGSVIVFNAAFGYSWGPIPWLMSEVFPNSVRSKGAAMSTATNWLFNFIVGEMTPILLDTITWRTYLIPATSCVLSFFAVGFLFPETKGLALEDMGSVFDDNSSIFSYHSTPSTGYGATESNSNARRASVISSENYQDSLHQTAASLARNPSSMRPDYDGIITGAATLSPVPPLKPINISSNIPQEIEPPTFDEIFKYKLNEME, translated from the exons ATGTCTTCGTTATTGACTAACGAATACTTCAAAGACTACTACCACAACCCGACTCCTGTTGAAGTGGGTACTATGATTGCTATCTTAGAGATCGGCGCACTTTTTTCCTCCTTCATAGCTGGAAGAGTAGGTGACATCGttggcagaagaagaaccattAGATACGGGTCTTTCATTTTTGTAGTAGGCGGTCTTGTACAAGCTACTTCGGTCAATATTGTCAATCTCTCACTAGGAAGATTGATTGCCGGTATTGCCATTGGCTTTTTGACAACCATCATCCCATGCTACCAGTCTGAAATCAGCCCCCCAGACGATAGAGGTTTCTATGCCTGTTTGGAGTTCACCGGAAATATCATTGGATATGCTAGTAGTATTTGGGTAGACTACGGGTTTTCATTTTTAGACAATGATTTCAGCTGGAGGAGCCCATTGTATGTTCAGGTTGTTATTGGCTCCATGTTATTTATTGGTTCATTCCTTATTGTAGAAACCCCTAGATGGCTCTTGGATCACAACCATGATATCGAAGGCATGATTGTCATTTCTGACTTGTATGCAGATGGTGATGTGGAAGACGATGATGCTATTGCTGAGTACAGAAACATAAAGGAAAGTGTCTTGATAGCCAGAGTTGAAGGCGGAGAGAGATCGTACCAGTATTTGTTCACCAAATATACCAAGAGACTTTCTGTGGCATGCTTTTCGCAAATGTTTGCCCAGATGAATGGTATAAACATGGTATCTTACTATGCTCCTATGATCTTCGAATCTGCTGGCTGGGTTGGTAGACAAGCTATCTTGATGACTGGTATCAACTCCATTATCTACATCTTTAGTACCATTCCTCCATGGTACTTAGTTGATTCTTGGGGCAGAAAACCTTTGCTTTTATCTGGATCTGTGCTCATGGGTGTTCCGCTCTTAACCATTGCTTGTTCGTTATTCTTAAACAACACATACACACCCGGGGTTGTGGTTGGCAGTGTAATCGTATTCAATGCTGCTTTTGGATACAGTTGGGGTCCAATTCCTTGGCTCATGAGCGAAGTGTTCCCTAACTCAGTTAGATCAAAAGGTGCTGCCATGTCTACTGCAACCAACTGGCTCTTTAACTTTATTGTTGGAGAGATGACACCTATTTTGTTGGATACAATTACCTGGAGAACTTACTTGATCCCGGCAACTTCGTGTGTATTATCGTTTTTTGCTGTTGGATTTTTATTTCCAGAGACCAAGGGTTTAGCATTGGAGGATATGGGCTCCGTATTCGATGATAATTCGTCAATATTTTCATATCACTCAACTCCTTCCACTGGGTATGGTGCGACCGAGTCTAACAGTAATGCCAGGAGAGCAAGTGTCATCTCTTCAGAAAACTACCAGGATAGTTTGCATCAGACAGCGGCTTCATTGGCTAGAAATCCTTCAAGCATGAGGCCTGATTACGATGGCATAATCACAGGAGCTGCTACCCTTTCGCCAGTACCACCATTAAAACCAATAAA CATTTCCAGCAATATTCCGCAGGAAATTGAACCACCAACCTTTGATGAAATCTTTAAgtacaagttgaatgaGATGGAA
- a CDS encoding predicted protein yields the protein MSLSSTLANTDQTPQLKRRKLDQPVPIYPTKTTAMSSNNSFINQHGTIVNNTNGTITPNTYAGVTDDVEMLTEESFSKKHTSLECPCGHLHGPGQGHDHDIAAVGFLAEPLLRGPE from the coding sequence ATGTCACTATCCAGTACTCTCGCTAATACAGACCAAACTCCTCAACtaaagagaagaaagttgGATCAACCTGTACCGATATATCCAACAAAGACAACAGCCATGTCctccaacaacagcttTATTAACCAGCACGGTACCATCgtcaacaacaccaacgGCACCATCACACCTAACACGTACGCCGGTGTGACCGACGACGTTGAGATGCTCACAGAAGAAagcttctccaagaagCACACTTCTCTCGAATGTCCTTGTGGACACCTTCATGGACCGGGCCAGGGCCACGACCATGACATTGCAGCCGTTGGCTTCTTAGCAGAGCCTTTGTTGCGTGGTCCAGAATAA
- the MCO15 gene encoding serine/threonine protein phosphatase (Serine/threonine specific protein phosphatase involved in glycogen accumulation~go_function hydrolase activity) — IENIKLCKHIPEADVGELCSKVIELLIEEANIQQVDTPVTICGDIHGQLHDLITLFKTGGECPGTQYLFLGDFVDRGFYSLESFLLLMALKVRYPDRITLIRGNHESRQITTVYGFYDECVRKYGSVNVWRYCCEVFDYLSLGAIVGGRGGVFCIHGGLSPDIDTVDQIRILDRKQEVPHEGGMCDLLWSDPEDVPGWAISPRGAGFLFGENEVKTFLHTNNISLIARAHQLVMEGYKEMFNQGLVTVWSAPNYCYRCGNIASVLTVDDNLNREYKVFEAATQDVSNIPSKKPAIDYFI, encoded by the coding sequence ATAGAGAACATCAAGCTATGCAAACACATACCCGAGGCCGACGTGGGGGAGTTGTGTAGCAAGGTGATTGAGTTGCTTATCGAAGAAGCCAATATACAACAAGTGGATACTCCTGTGACTATCTGCGGCGATATCCATGGCCAGCTCCATGATTTGATAACACTATTCAAGactggtggtgaatgtCCAGGCACCCAGTACTTATTTTTAGGAGACTTTGTAGACCGAGGCTTCTATTCACTCGAAAGctttttgcttttgatGGCACTTAAAGTGCGGTACCCCGACCGTATCACTCTCATTCGAGGAAATCATGAATCAAGACAGATTACTACCGTATATGGATTCTACGATGAATGTGTGAGGAAGTACGGTTCTGTCAACGTCTGGCGCTATTGCTGCGAAGTTTTCGACTACTTGTCACTAGGAGCCATTGTAGGAGGTAGAGGCGGTGTATTCTGTATTCACGGCGGCTTGAGTCCAGACATCGACACCGTAGACCAGATCCGTATACTCGATCGTAAACAGGAGGTACCGCACGAGGGTGGTATGTGCGACTTGCTTTGGTCAGACCCTGAGGATGTGCCTGGTTGGGCTATCAGCCCGCGTGGAGCAGGCTTCTTATTTGGCGAGAACGAGGTCAAGACCTTCCTACATACCAACAACATCTCATTGATTGCGCGAGCGCATCAGTTGGTGATGGAAGGGTACAAGGAGATGTTCAACCAGGGCTTAGTCACGGTGTGGTCAGCACCTAATTACTGCTATCGGTGTGGGAACATCGCCTCTGTGCTCACTGTCGACGATAACCTCAATCGTGAGTACAAGGTGTTTGAAGCTGCGACGCAGGACGTCAGCAACATTCCTTCCAAGAAGCCTGCCATAGACTATTTCATATGA